In Corallococcus exiguus, the DNA window CGTTCGCGGCGTTCCTCTTCGCGGCGGCGCCGGAGTTCGTGGGGGCCATGTTCGGCCAGAAGTTCCTGCCCGCGGTCCCCATCTTCCGGGTGAGCGTGCTGGGCGTGGTGCTGTCCATCCTGCCCATGGACGGGACGCTCCGGGCCCGGGGACAGACGCGGGCCATCTTCGCGTCGTACCTGGTGAAGGCGGTGGTGACGGTGCCGCTCCTGTGGTTCGGCGTGAAGCACTTCGGGATGATGGGCGGCATCGCGTCCTGGGCGCTGGCGGAGGTGGTGGGCAAGGGCATGCTGCTCATCCGCGTGCCCCGAGCGCTGTCCACGCCCGAGCGCAAGCTGGGGCTCACGGACGTCATCCCGTGGCGGGAGCTGGGGCAGGCGTCGCTGGCGGCTGTCGCGGCGGGCGGGAGCATCTTCCTGCTGCGCACCGGCGTGCATGACACGTGGATGAACCTGCCCACGGGCTTCCTGTGGCGGGTGCTGCCACTGGCGGTGGCGGGGCTGCTCTTCGTGGTGGGGTACGTGGTGGGTCTGTATGCGCAAGGCGTTCGCCCGTGGAGCGCATTGCAGTCCCTCCGTCCCCGCCGGGCGGCCTGATCCACCGTCGGGTATCGCACGCGTGGGGGGCACTTCCCTCCCCACGCGTGGGTACCTACCTTCCAGGCGTCACGGAGTTCGGATGTGGGCGAGGAGAGGCGTGATGGGATTCGACGCGATGACGCTGTACCGGATGGCTCATGGGCTGAAGAAGCGAGGGGTGCCGTTGCTGCCCGCCGTTCTGCGCAAGGCCATCTACTACCTGCACAGCTCCTACATCCCTGAAGACGCGGAGCTCGGCGAGGGGACGCAGCTGGGCTACGGCGGCATCGGCGTGGTCATCCACAAGGCGGCGAAGGTGGGCCGACACGTGCTCATCTCGCAGCAGGTCACGATTGGCGGACGCTCCGGGCTGGAGGGCGCGCCGGTGATTGGCGACTACGTGCGCATCGGCGCGGGCGCCAAGGTGCTGGGCAACATCCACGTGGGCGACTTCGCGGTGATTGGCGCCAACGCGGTGGTGGTGAAGGACGTGCCCTCGGGCGCGGTGGTCGCGGGCGTGCCCGCGAAGCTCATCCGGCAGGACGCGGATCCGCTCACCACGTACCAGCGCGAGATGGGCCTGTTGCCCACGCGTGCGCCGCCGAAACTCACCCAGGTCCCACGTCCCTCCGCGCAGGCTTCCGCGCGCTAGGCACTTCGCTTCGTTGGGCAAGGGGCTTCCTTCATGCGCGTGCTGCTCGTCGGGGACTACCCGCCGCCGTACGGGGGCGTGGCCATCCACGTCCGTCAACTCCATCAATTTCTGCGCGACCGCGAGGTCGAAGCGAAGGTGCTCGATATCGGGAAGGGTGGCCGGCCGGCTCCGGACGTCCTCCCCGTACACGGCGCCGCCGCCTTCGGCCTGCGGCTCGCGGGATTCACCTCCGCGGGCTGGACGGTCCACCTGCACACCAGCGGCAACAACCCGAAGGCGTGGGTGCTGGCGGCGCTGGTGGGCACCATGCCCGGGCCTCGCTCGCCGCGCGTCATCACGCTGCACTCGGGGCTGATTCCTGACTACCTGGCGGAGTCGCAGGCCCGGCGCGTGTTCGCGCGCACGGCGCTGGCGGGCTACGCGCGGGTGGTGGCGGTGTCCCCGGCGGTGCGCGACGCGGTGGTCGCGTGCGGTGTGCCGGAGGAGAAGGTCGTGGTGCATCCGGCCTTCTGCGGTTCGCAGGTGCGGCCCGGTCCGGTGACGCCGGAGGTGGAGGCAGCGCGGTCCCGGCGCGGTCCGCTGCTCGCGATGGCGCACCACCCGTCGCCTGTGTACGGGCGCAAGCAGATGTTCCGCGCGCTGAAGCTCGTGGCGGAGACGCACCCGGGCGTGGGCCTGGCGCTGTTCGGGCCGGGCACGCGCTCGGAAGAGTTCATCCGCGACGCGCGCGAGCTGGGCGTGGCGGGGCTGCTGGAGGACCTGGGCGAGCTGGAGCACGCGAAGGCGCTGGGGCTCTTGTCCCAGAGCGACGCCTTCATCCGGCCCACGACGCACGACGGGGACTCCATCTCCGTGCGCGAGGCGCTGGCGTTGGGCGTGCCGTGCGTGGCCAGCGACGTGTGCGCTCGGCCGGAGGGCACGCGGTTGTTCAAGGCCGGGGACGAGCGGGCGCTGGCGCAGGCGGTGCGCGACGCGCTGGCGGCGGGCCCGGCGAAGGTGACGGCTCCGGATGCGGGGCCGGTGATGCTGGACATGTACGCGGAGTTGATGCCGTCCGGCATGGCAGGTGCAGGAACCGTGAACGCGGCGTGACGGAGTGGGGACGGGTTGGGGCGCCTTCGAGTGAGAGGGCGCGCTTCAGGGCTTTCAGCACGGAACTTTTGACTTCAGGAGAAGACGATGCGGCGCAGTGAAGAGATGGACCTGTCGAAGCGGGCCCTTCGTGGGCGGGACCTGGTGGTGTTCTCCAACGACTGGGACGGGGATCCGCTGTCGAAGGTCCACATCATGCGGATCCTCTCGCGGGACAACCGCGTGCTGTGGGTGAACAGCATTGGCAACCGCGCGCCCAAGGCGAACGCGCACGACGCGCAGCGGATCATCAAGAAGCTGAAGACGTTCACCCAGGGCATCCGCGAGGTGGAGCCCAACCTGCACGTGCTCGCGCCGCTGGCGATTCCGTTCTACGGCTCGGAGACGGTGCGCCAGGCGAACCGCCACCTGCTGCGGCTCCAGGTGCTTCGCGCGATGAAGCAGCTGAAGTTCGAGCGCCCCATCTCCTGGAGCTTCCTGCCCGCGTCCGCGCCGGTGTCCGGCACGCTGGGCGAGGACTTCGTCGTGTACCACTGCGTGGACGAGTTCTCCGCGTTCAGCGACACCAACGGCAAGCACATCGCGGAGCTGGAGGAGCGCCTGCTGCGCCGCGCGGACATGTGCATCACGTCCGCGGAGCGCCTGTATGAGAACAAGAAGCGCATGAACCCGCGCACGGTGCTGGTGCGTCACGGCACGGACCACGCGCACTTCGTGAAGGCGTGCGACCCGGCGACGAAGATTCCGGAGGACATCGCGAAGCTGCCCAAGCCCATCATCGGCTTCTTCGGGCTGGTGGCGGACTGGATTGATCAGGACGCCATCATCGCGTGCGCGAAGGCGCACCCGGAGGGCTCGGTGGTCATCGTGGGCAAGACGACGCCGGACTGCGACGACAGCCGCCTGCGCGCGGTGCCCAACATCCACATGCTGGGGCGCAAGCCGTACGCGGACCTGCCGGGCTACAACAAGGCGTTCGACGTGGCGCTCAACCCGTTCGTCATCAACGAGCTGACGCTGAACTCCAACCCGCTGAAGGTGCGCGAGTACCTGGCGTCCGGCCTGCCGGTGGTGTCGTCGGATCTGCCGGAGGTCCGCAAGGTGGGCCTGTGCCGCATCGCCACCACGCCGGAGGACTACGTGAAGCAGGTCAACGCGGCGCTGGCGGACAACCCGGGCCCGAACCGGGAGCGCGCGGAGAAGATCTTCCACGAGAGCTGGGAGGCGCGCGTCACGGAGATCCGCCAGCACGTGGGTGAGGCGATGCTCGCGGCGGGCAAGAAGCTGTAGGTCCGGTCCGGTACCGGGCGACAAGAGGGCGCGG includes these proteins:
- a CDS encoding serine O-acetyltransferase, translating into MGFDAMTLYRMAHGLKKRGVPLLPAVLRKAIYYLHSSYIPEDAELGEGTQLGYGGIGVVIHKAAKVGRHVLISQQVTIGGRSGLEGAPVIGDYVRIGAGAKVLGNIHVGDFAVIGANAVVVKDVPSGAVVAGVPAKLIRQDADPLTTYQREMGLLPTRAPPKLTQVPRPSAQASAR
- a CDS encoding glycosyltransferase family 4 protein yields the protein MRVLLVGDYPPPYGGVAIHVRQLHQFLRDREVEAKVLDIGKGGRPAPDVLPVHGAAAFGLRLAGFTSAGWTVHLHTSGNNPKAWVLAALVGTMPGPRSPRVITLHSGLIPDYLAESQARRVFARTALAGYARVVAVSPAVRDAVVACGVPEEKVVVHPAFCGSQVRPGPVTPEVEAARSRRGPLLAMAHHPSPVYGRKQMFRALKLVAETHPGVGLALFGPGTRSEEFIRDARELGVAGLLEDLGELEHAKALGLLSQSDAFIRPTTHDGDSISVREALALGVPCVASDVCARPEGTRLFKAGDERALAQAVRDALAAGPAKVTAPDAGPVMLDMYAELMPSGMAGAGTVNAA
- the exoP gene encoding spore coat polysaccharide biosynthesis glycosyltransferase ExoP, with protein sequence MRRSEEMDLSKRALRGRDLVVFSNDWDGDPLSKVHIMRILSRDNRVLWVNSIGNRAPKANAHDAQRIIKKLKTFTQGIREVEPNLHVLAPLAIPFYGSETVRQANRHLLRLQVLRAMKQLKFERPISWSFLPASAPVSGTLGEDFVVYHCVDEFSAFSDTNGKHIAELEERLLRRADMCITSAERLYENKKRMNPRTVLVRHGTDHAHFVKACDPATKIPEDIAKLPKPIIGFFGLVADWIDQDAIIACAKAHPEGSVVIVGKTTPDCDDSRLRAVPNIHMLGRKPYADLPGYNKAFDVALNPFVINELTLNSNPLKVREYLASGLPVVSSDLPEVRKVGLCRIATTPEDYVKQVNAALADNPGPNRERAEKIFHESWEARVTEIRQHVGEAMLAAGKKL